Part of the Nicotiana sylvestris chromosome 2, ASM39365v2, whole genome shotgun sequence genome, TGATGATGATCGCTCTTTATCGGCTAACAAACGGGAGAAAAATAAGAATAATCTCCGTTTGATAGCCGGTAAAAGGAGGCGGCGTGGGTCCCGTTCTGTTTCGGGAAGGAGCAGTGATCGGAGCGGGACCCATCGCCCACGCCGTTGTTGCTCTGTGGGAGCATCAGCGGCTTATGGGACTTGTTCTGATTTTCCTGTAGCTGTTGGGACTGATTCTAGTGGAGAGTTGTTTGTAAATGGGGATATGAATTGGACATTGGATGTTAGTGAGGTTACTAGGAAtttgaagagagagaaagaaagtggTGGGGTTAGTGAGAGAGAGAATAATTTTAATGGTTTGTTAGGGGGGCAAATTGGGAATTTTGAGGGTTTGGGGAATGAATCAGGGTATGGGAGTGAACCGGGTTATAGAGGTGATGCTGAGTTTGGATATGGTGATGAgtttgatgaagaagaagatgatcaACAACGGTTCTCATTATGGGGCGATGACTTTGGAGGTATATGTATACTCTGCAATCTGCATTTGTAGTTCCATTGTCTTGAATTATGCATTAAGACTTAATGTTGGGGTCACCTATATGAATCCTCTATATAGATTTTGCACCATTTCGGATCCATTTCATTTCAATACTAAATAATTTGTCTTTTAAAATAAGCATTTAAGCAGTCCAATGTGCaagccaaaaaagaaaaaaaagaagataaaaagaaAGCAAACTAACTCCATCTTCTGGGGCGATGAATTTGGAGGTATACCTTTACCCTGAGTGTTGATCCATATCTATTTAGCTTCATTTAGGCCTGTTGCATTGAATGTTGAATTGTACATAGATTTCCTTATATTTGCCTTCTGAGACAGACATTTAAATGGTCAATTTgggaaaagaaaatgagaaagaaaaaagagattgAAGTGCTCAATGTGATTTAATCTAGTCAATGTTAAGCCAATGCAAGTTAATTTTTCATTGAAATGCCAATCTTTGGCTTAAATGGATGTTTTCGTGATGGTGGAATCATCTAACTGTCTATCAAGATGTAGTTTATATAGAATGATGCAGTTTAAAGAGTTAGTGTTTAAAATATTCTGTTGGACAAGTCAGTTTCATCCTGCCCCAAATGTTAGTCTGGCCTTGTAGCCTCagaaaaaaaaaatgcaaatagCTCCTATTTTAGGTAGCAATGCTGCTTGATAAACTCCTATAAGAACATATTATAGGAGTTTGTTTTTTGTAATTCATTACCATTCTGTACATGTGCAGTACATATAGTTTTTCTGTCGAAGATTTATATATTATGATTCACTCACCAGCAGAAGCTATTCCCTGCCTATAGAACACTACTATAGTACTGCAAGTTGGAATGAAAGAAGTAGTCCGGCAAACATGTTTCAGAACTATTGATGTTAATTCATTCACATTACCATTCATCTCGGGGCTGATATATTATTTTATCAGTGAATCAGTATTTGATAGAACATTGAGTGAGGAAGGGATGTGGAAGTCAAGAAACAGAAATTTGAGGGGAAATTTGGATATGTAAAGGATGGACTTCTAATGGCTGATAGAAACATGATAGATGAAACTACGACTTACAAATATACATGGCACTTATCCAAAGATCGGGATGGAGGATTAAACTTGGTGTTAGGAGTTAAGGTGGAAGTATGTCGTGGAATTGGCTCAAGTTTcacttaattatctgattaagtAAAGTATGTGCAAACTGTAGAGATTTTGCTTGTGTATGTCTTAAAGCCCAATGTTGCTTTACTTCCAACGTTGGTTTTCCTCTACCTGTATGTGACTTCCAACTTACCGTAAATGTTATAGTCTTTCACTTACTTCCTATTAACAAATTTGTTCCAAATCATGTGTTCAAACTATCCTATATATTCACTTTCCGTGTGACATAATTACCCACATGCTCTATTCTACTGGTGGCTCTTACTTATATATACTCATTAACCTTGACTCTTGAGTAGGGGTGGAAAGGGGAAAAAATGATAGTGAAGCATAAGGAGGCACTGTGTCGTTCATTCCGAAAGGAAGTAAAGTTGACGCCTTTCAATTCCTTTGACTTCTCAAAGCTTATAGGTGGATTATATCGCGCAAAATCTAATTGGTGAGAGGTGGTCCTTCACCGAGTTCTGGGGCTTAATCCTGTCTTCGTGATTACTAAATCTAACATAATCagcatctctctctctctctcgttaCTTCTTTTCCTTTTGTACTCCCCCCCTTTGGCTGGCCTTTGAACCCAATTCTTTCAGTTTCTTCTGGTAGATAGGAACCAGATATAGCGTCGTGTGATCTCCTTTTCCTTTTATATTATTGATGTACAATTATCTTGCTGGTTCTAGGTAATGATTTGTCTGTATTTCTTGGCATAAACGCTGGTGATCATGGTGTACTCCCTCTTGTTACCTACTTGGTACTATTTCcattaataaaattaccttattAAAAAGTAAAAGTTTAATGCTGGTAATCATGGTGAACAAAAATTGAAACAGTGGTGCAAAGTTACTTGCAGGGGTGtttggtgtgtgtgtgtgtgtggtgggggggggggtagCTTGTGAAGGCACAGTGTTACCGTTTTGCTGTATGCTCAAGGATGCCTTTACTAAATGTAGTATGACCACGTAAACCTATAAGCTTGATCTTTACTAGTGCCAAGGTTTTCCATTTTTCTATAAGCAGGCTCCTTTTGCTGAAAGCTCAACAGATGGGATGGCTACTTGGACTAGAATTAGTTAACCACTATTTGCCAGCCTAATTTGTCAGACAAGCTTCTGAAAGGATTCTTAGGCAGTCTTGCTAATGTCATACTTGTGTATGTAATCATGGCTAATTGAGTATAAGCCAACCactttctaaagaaaaaagagtaTGAGTTCTGCTAACTTGTTCCTTTTCTGTCTTGTACTAACAGCACTTTCTAAGATGGAGAAGGTTGGGGAGAACACATTACAGAAGGTGCACCACAGATGTCGGCGGAGGAAACAAGACTGTAAAATGGTGATCGCCTGAGGCGGCTGCTGCTGCTGATGAATAATATTTATAGTTTTGACTGTATTGTTGTAGCTGATTCCAAGATTTGCCAGTGACATTTATGAATGCATAATGCATGACACTGCCTTTCGGCTATACAGATTTTTTGCTGTGTACAAATAGAATCAGTAATTTATAGGCCATGAGCATTGGACTGTAACATCACTATGGAAATATATCAATATTGGTTAAAGCATCTCGCACCTTATACGTATTTGGGGTGCAAGAGTCATTAATATATTCGAAAAAGTTTCTGTTCTTTCTTACCCTTGCTGCTGTTAGTTTTTACTGGTAAAAGGTTGTCTACTGTTTGTTTGTTCCCTGGATATTTGCACACAATTCTCTTACAACAAATCCCCTGTAATACAACAAGTGAGGTTTGGGGAGGATAGTATGTTCatagaccttacctctaccttaTGAAGATAGAAATTTCCTATAGACCCTTGGTTCAAAGAACAGTGAAACTAAATCAACAAACAATTGCAACAAGGCAATAGGGTAATCGAAGCGGATAACACAACATGTACTAATAACGAATCGGTTCAAAGAACAGTGAAACTAAATCAACAAACAATTGCAACAAGGCAATAGGGTAACCGAAGCGGATAACACAACATGTACTAATAACGAAGCAGGAATAAGCAAATACAACAGTAGAACTAGTTTTATTGACAAGCCTAGGAGAGACTCACGACTATCTGTCAACCTTCAACCCTAGTACACGTCCTCCATGCCTTCCTATCGAGGGATTGAAGCAGtgacatgtcctgcctaatcacctcaccccagtacttcttaggcctacTCCTACCCTTCCTCAGACCCGCCATGATCAATATCTCACACCTTCTAATCGGAGCAATTATGTCTCCCCTTatcacatgcccgaaccatcttagCCTGGATTCTCGCAACTTGTCCTCCACATCCGCAACTTCCACCATGTCCTGAATAACTTCGTTCCTAATCTTGTCTTTCCTGGTATATCCATACATCTATCTCAACATTCCCATTAATCTGCTTTGTAACCCTGAGAAACATAATGTGCTCTTAAATATCACATAATATTAGGTGTTTCACCAGAAGGATTCAGCCTAGTGATAAATAAAGTGAATGCAAATCTTGGATACAGGGGCGGATTTATTCCTGCCGAAGCGGTGTCACGCGACACCGCTTCGTCCGAAaaatttactaaatatatatattaatactGTACGAAAACGGATAAGTAGAAAAAATGACACCACTTGACATAAATTGTGTCTTGTTGTGTTGGTAATGTGCTTGCTTTTTTCTCTAAGAGGTCAACGGTTCAAACCTCAGTTAGGACATTTTTCTTTTCCAAATATTTGAGAGGGCCTTTGTAGTAAAAATTGTGATGAAATAGAATTGAACACCTTTTCTAACTTAAGACTCAACAAAATCAATAAACTAAGGTTATTTTTTGTCTAAAAGTATGATAATCAAAGTTATACTCCAGTTCTTTTATAAATTTCGACACCGCTTACAAAATTTCCTGTGTACGCCCCTGCTTGGATACTGTTCAAATCCCACTAAATCTTCTATGCCAGTGTCTCATATAATAAAGCTACTTTATATACCATATCTTCATACTTGTGTAATGGGAAAATATTTCCATGATAGTGGAATGCATGTATTAATAATCTATGATGATTTTAGTAATTAGGTAATAACATATCAATAAATGTCATTATTATTACATTGACCATTAAATCGTGAGGCCTCTCGCGGATCGGAACAATAGAACTAATAATAGAATAAACagagaataaagaaaatatttgagAACTCGGGAAAGGAGAATAAGCCTCTCTAAGGGAAGAAGACCTAGCCCAGCTTTCTTTCCGAGCCATCAATAACTGCCGGCTTTCAACGGGTCCGGCTATCCTTTCACCGGTCGGTCAGTTATGGAAGACTCTGCTGGGTAGAAGCCCGAATATCATTAAGAATATCTTAACATTTTTTATTTCtgtgtgtttttttttaaataatggaAGGTAATATATGAATAAGAACAGATAGCATTCTGCTAGAGAGAGAGGGCGCTAGCCCGGGTACATAAGTATAAGGTCCACCAGTGCACACAATTATTCTGTTATTATCTCC contains:
- the LOC104245541 gene encoding uncharacterized protein → MSPKTLDSRQAIESCTYHLHSWKPFQLPNPNPKTLDSSDSPKPYSGLHTKRQCRADRATSIPIETLDMSKLSLFDDDRSLSANKREKNKNNLRLIAGKRRRRGSRSVSGRSSDRSGTHRPRRCCSVGASAAYGTCSDFPVAVGTDSSGELFVNGDMNWTLDVSEVTRNLKREKESGGVSERENNFNGLLGGQIGNFEGLGNESGYGSEPGYRGDAEFGYGDEFDEEEDDQQRFSLWGDDFGALSKMEKVGENTLQKVHHRCRRRKQDCKMVIA